One window from the genome of Natrialba magadii ATCC 43099 encodes:
- a CDS encoding threonine aldolase family protein: MIDFRSDTVTTPDDRMREAARDAEVGDDVYREDPTVAELESRVAARLGTEAAIYCPTGTMANQIAGRVHTERGQEVLADRKSHVVKYELGGFADLAGLQVRMLDTDRGVPTPEQVEAGLVEEGLHRPGTGLLCLENTHNARGGLAIDPEKIAAAAEVAHENDVPVHLDGARVFNAATALDVPVAEIVDPVDTVMVSLSKGLGAPVGSMLAGSEAFIDEARRTRKLLGGGMRQAGIIAGPALCALENVESLATDHENARALADGLDEIDGFDVQPPETNIVLADVAGTGLDTAAVLERLEEQDVLATAFGPTTVRFCTHRDVSAADVEAALERIEATF; the protein is encoded by the coding sequence ATGATCGACTTTCGCTCGGATACCGTTACGACACCCGACGATCGAATGCGCGAGGCCGCACGGGACGCCGAGGTCGGCGACGACGTCTACCGCGAGGACCCAACTGTGGCCGAACTCGAGTCCCGCGTCGCTGCACGGCTCGGCACCGAGGCTGCGATCTACTGCCCAACGGGCACGATGGCGAACCAGATCGCCGGCCGCGTCCACACCGAGCGTGGACAGGAAGTGCTCGCAGACCGCAAGAGCCACGTCGTGAAATACGAACTCGGCGGCTTTGCAGACCTCGCCGGCCTGCAGGTGCGGATGCTCGACACCGACCGGGGCGTCCCGACGCCAGAACAGGTCGAGGCCGGCCTCGTCGAGGAGGGACTCCACCGGCCCGGCACCGGCCTGCTCTGCCTCGAGAACACCCACAACGCCCGCGGCGGCCTCGCGATCGATCCCGAGAAGATCGCTGCCGCAGCCGAGGTGGCCCACGAGAACGACGTGCCGGTCCACCTCGACGGCGCGCGCGTGTTCAACGCCGCGACAGCGCTCGACGTTCCTGTCGCCGAAATCGTCGACCCAGTCGACACCGTCATGGTCTCGCTCTCGAAGGGCCTCGGCGCACCGGTCGGCTCGATGCTCGCCGGCTCCGAGGCGTTCATCGACGAGGCCCGCCGCACCCGCAAACTCCTCGGCGGCGGCATGCGCCAGGCCGGCATCATCGCCGGCCCGGCACTCTGTGCACTCGAGAACGTCGAGTCACTCGCGACGGATCACGAGAACGCCCGCGCGCTCGCGGACGGGCTGGACGAGATCGATGGCTTCGACGTGCAACCGCCGGAGACGAACATCGTCCTCGCGGACGTTGCCGGCACCGGGCTCGACACTGCGGCGGTACTCGAGCGCTTGGAAGAACAGGACGTGCTGGCGACGGCGTTCGGCCCGACGACGGTTCGGTTCTGTACGCACCGCGACGTGTCGGCGGCCGATGTCGAGGCGGCACTCGAGCGGATCGAGGCGACGTTCTGA
- a CDS encoding nitrilase family protein, translating into MTDASSGSDSDSSIRPEAAADAPAAATDARIAVAQTTPAFGEIERNREHTVELVREHADADLLVLPELATSGYVFESESELATMAEPRDGATADAWADVAAETDTWIVGGFPEAADVDTDTTDANSRYYNSALVVSPNGVEAVYRKLHLWNEEHRWFTAGDELPVVGTPFGRLGVQICNDLWFPELTVTQAKAGVDLVAVPTNWVPGPADGTRPGGWTIGAHQALAHANANRVFVACADRAGTERGVTFEGQSVILDPNGLPLAGPAPVDGEHALTTACDLTRARNKELTPYDDALASRRPEHYDC; encoded by the coding sequence ATGACGGATGCGAGTTCGGGTTCGGATTCGGACTCGAGTATCCGGCCTGAGGCGGCCGCGGACGCACCGGCGGCCGCCACCGACGCGCGGATCGCCGTCGCACAGACGACACCCGCGTTCGGCGAAATCGAGCGCAACCGCGAGCACACAGTCGAACTCGTCCGTGAGCACGCGGACGCCGATCTGCTCGTCCTTCCCGAACTCGCAACCTCGGGCTACGTCTTCGAATCAGAATCCGAACTCGCTACGATGGCCGAACCGCGTGATGGCGCAACCGCCGACGCGTGGGCTGACGTTGCGGCTGAGACGGACACATGGATCGTCGGTGGCTTTCCTGAAGCCGCAGACGTAGACACAGACACAACCGACGCAAACAGTCGATACTACAACAGCGCCCTCGTCGTCTCGCCGAACGGCGTCGAGGCCGTCTACCGAAAGCTCCACCTCTGGAACGAGGAACATCGCTGGTTCACTGCCGGAGACGAGCTACCGGTCGTTGGCACGCCGTTTGGCCGACTCGGCGTCCAGATCTGCAATGATCTCTGGTTTCCTGAACTGACGGTGACACAGGCGAAAGCGGGTGTCGACCTCGTCGCCGTCCCGACCAACTGGGTACCCGGTCCCGCAGACGGAACCCGACCCGGTGGCTGGACAATTGGCGCACATCAGGCGCTCGCCCACGCGAACGCGAACCGCGTCTTCGTGGCCTGTGCAGACCGTGCAGGCACAGAACGCGGCGTCACGTTCGAAGGCCAGAGCGTTATCCTCGACCCGAACGGGCTCCCGCTCGCCGGCCCGGCACCAGTCGACGGCGAGCACGCGCTCACGACGGCGTGTGATCTCACTCGAGCGCGCAACAAGGAGCTCACACCGTACGACGACGCACTCGCATCGCGTCGTCCCGAGCACTACGATTGCTAA
- a CDS encoding ABC transporter permease subunit, translating into MGSDTDTDTDTDTDTDTGADTDATATAGTSPELAPDGGTVTSSDAESGGDSGRAGLKARAKWYALSYPMFWLVAIFFIPLCLLFVFSFWVNIPGGQYEFGFTFENYFRFVSADFTSSWPFIEPGLYLSQTWLTIELALVTAIFSLLLGYPIAYYLARMDRPWLRSLLLITIISSLWVTYVIRAYAWQVILASGGVLSSIGVATGILSEPQSFYPGYWGLVVGMVYVFLPFMILTLYSSIRNIDGELLEASKNLGAGSAKTFRRVTLPLSKNGITSGMALVFILALGSYVLPRLLGSSAERTLPVLIEQQIMSESNYPFAAAMSIGLILVVIVFLWALIRLTNVTAGSLGGSEEVATDGGSQQTGSTGTSPLAKVRGGFGNAASAIGLTAAAARLGAVIDAAVTRIDAKTRESVIWVTFRVYVAAAMAFIAVPLAIIIAVSFTPEQFLTFPPGGFSLQWYVEFFTSESWMVALVNSFAIAGAAALLSTTIGGGLAFALDRFDYKWSSIYGTFGVLPILVPPVIIGVAFLVFFLELGIAGSRTSIIVAHGIFYAPFPFILISQGLDEIDRTYEEAAMNLGASSLRTLRTITYPLIRANVISGALFAFILSLNEYIIAWLLSLFLVNTIPIEIFNSLRYGYSPTIAAASVVFIALTVVVMTAIDRFSGGIWE; encoded by the coding sequence ATGGGTTCCGATACCGATACCGATACCGATACCGATACCGATACCGACACTGGCGCTGACACTGACGCTACCGCTACCGCTGGCACCAGCCCCGAACTCGCGCCAGACGGCGGAACAGTGACCAGTAGCGACGCCGAAAGCGGAGGCGACTCCGGGCGTGCAGGATTGAAAGCCAGAGCAAAGTGGTACGCGCTGTCGTATCCGATGTTTTGGCTCGTCGCGATCTTCTTCATCCCGCTGTGTCTGCTGTTCGTCTTCAGCTTCTGGGTGAACATCCCCGGCGGACAGTACGAATTCGGCTTCACGTTCGAGAACTACTTCCGCTTCGTCAGTGCCGACTTCACGTCGTCCTGGCCGTTCATCGAGCCCGGGCTCTACCTCAGCCAGACGTGGCTGACGATCGAACTGGCACTCGTGACAGCCATCTTCTCGCTGCTGCTTGGCTATCCGATCGCGTACTATCTCGCGCGAATGGATCGACCGTGGCTGCGAAGCCTGCTGCTCATTACGATCATCTCGTCGCTGTGGGTGACGTACGTCATCCGCGCGTACGCCTGGCAGGTTATTCTGGCCTCCGGCGGTGTCCTGAGTTCGATCGGTGTCGCAACCGGGATCCTCTCCGAGCCACAGTCGTTCTACCCGGGCTACTGGGGACTGGTCGTCGGCATGGTCTACGTCTTCCTGCCGTTCATGATCCTCACGCTCTACAGCAGCATCCGGAACATCGACGGCGAACTACTCGAGGCGTCGAAGAACCTCGGTGCGGGCTCAGCGAAGACGTTCCGTCGCGTGACGCTCCCCCTCTCGAAGAACGGGATCACGAGCGGGATGGCGCTCGTCTTCATCCTCGCACTGGGTTCGTACGTGCTCCCACGACTGCTCGGTAGCTCCGCCGAACGGACGCTGCCGGTGCTGATCGAACAGCAGATCATGAGCGAGAGTAACTACCCGTTCGCCGCCGCGATGAGTATCGGCCTGATCCTCGTCGTGATCGTGTTCCTCTGGGCGCTCATCCGCCTGACGAACGTCACCGCGGGAAGCCTCGGTGGGAGCGAAGAGGTCGCGACCGACGGCGGCTCTCAGCAGACCGGCTCGACGGGAACCAGCCCGCTCGCGAAGGTTCGCGGCGGCTTTGGGAACGCCGCGTCCGCGATCGGACTCACTGCCGCCGCCGCTCGGCTTGGCGCAGTGATCGACGCTGCCGTCACCCGCATCGACGCGAAAACCCGCGAGTCGGTGATCTGGGTAACGTTCCGTGTGTACGTCGCAGCTGCGATGGCGTTTATCGCCGTCCCGCTCGCGATCATCATCGCCGTTTCGTTCACTCCTGAACAGTTCCTGACGTTCCCACCGGGTGGGTTCTCCTTGCAGTGGTACGTCGAGTTCTTCACGAGTGAATCGTGGATGGTGGCCTTGGTCAACAGCTTCGCCATCGCAGGGGCCGCAGCGCTTCTGAGTACGACGATCGGTGGCGGACTCGCGTTCGCTCTCGACCGATTCGACTACAAGTGGAGCTCCATCTACGGAACGTTCGGCGTGCTACCGATCCTCGTGCCGCCGGTGATCATCGGGGTCGCGTTCCTGGTGTTCTTCCTCGAACTCGGCATCGCCGGCTCGCGGACGAGTATCATCGTCGCACACGGGATCTTCTACGCGCCGTTCCCGTTCATCCTGATCTCACAGGGGTTAGACGAGATCGACCGGACCTACGAGGAGGCCGCGATGAACCTCGGCGCGTCGTCGCTGCGAACGCTACGGACCATCACGTACCCGCTGATCCGGGCGAACGTGATCTCGGGTGCGCTGTTCGCGTTCATCCTCTCGTTGAACGAGTACATCATCGCGTGGCTGCTGTCGCTGTTCCTCGTCAACACCATTCCAATCGAGATCTTCAACTCGCTTCGGTACGGCTACTCGCCGACTATCGCGGCCGCCAGTGTAGTCTTCATCGCCCTCACTGTTGTCGTGATGACGGCGATTGACCGATTCTCCGGAGGGATCTGGGAGTAA
- a CDS encoding ABC transporter ATP-binding protein: MSGISLAGVQKRYPGGVLAVKGVDIDIESGEFVTLVGPSGCGKTTTLRTIAGFETPTDGSVHIDGNEVTDAPPYERDTGMVFQDFALFPHMTIHENIAYGMEADGDYTTEEIDARVEEMLDLVELPGVGDRMPDQLSGGQQQRIALARALAPQPKALLLDEPLASLDKQLREQMQVELRRIQQEIGITTVFVTHNQEEALTMSDRLAVMNDGQFEQVGPPEEVYNDPDSRFVADFLGTANIFDGTVSAVENGYALVDCGDVSLQAAAQNGVSAGDDTSVVIRPERFRFEDSAASNAGVASADGGTNAGGTTVFEGEITFKRHLGSSVEFHLETDSGREITVVRRSGMDKRGPGDRVAVSVAADDCRLVEA; the protein is encoded by the coding sequence ATGAGTGGAATTTCACTTGCAGGAGTACAGAAGCGGTATCCGGGCGGCGTTCTCGCAGTCAAAGGTGTCGATATCGACATCGAGAGCGGCGAGTTCGTGACACTCGTCGGCCCGTCTGGCTGTGGCAAGACGACGACCCTCCGAACGATCGCCGGGTTCGAGACGCCAACTGACGGGAGTGTCCACATCGACGGGAACGAGGTCACCGACGCACCCCCGTACGAGCGTGACACCGGGATGGTCTTCCAGGACTTCGCGCTGTTCCCGCACATGACCATTCACGAGAATATCGCCTACGGGATGGAAGCTGACGGTGACTACACCACCGAGGAGATCGACGCCCGCGTCGAGGAAATGCTCGACCTCGTCGAATTGCCGGGCGTCGGCGACCGGATGCCGGACCAGCTTTCCGGCGGGCAACAGCAGCGAATCGCGCTCGCACGTGCGCTCGCACCGCAACCGAAGGCGCTGTTGCTCGACGAACCGCTCGCGAGCCTCGACAAGCAACTGCGCGAGCAGATGCAGGTCGAACTGCGCCGCATTCAACAGGAGATTGGCATCACAACCGTCTTCGTCACGCACAATCAGGAGGAGGCGCTGACGATGTCGGACCGGCTGGCCGTGATGAACGACGGTCAGTTCGAACAGGTTGGCCCACCGGAAGAGGTGTACAACGACCCTGATTCCCGCTTCGTTGCGGACTTCCTCGGGACGGCGAACATCTTCGACGGTACCGTCTCGGCGGTCGAGAACGGCTACGCGCTGGTCGACTGTGGCGACGTCTCCTTGCAGGCGGCGGCACAGAACGGCGTCTCGGCTGGCGACGATACCTCGGTTGTCATCCGTCCGGAGCGGTTCCGGTTCGAGGACAGTGCCGCCAGCAACGCCGGTGTGGCCAGCGCAGACGGTGGCACGAACGCCGGCGGAACGACCGTCTTTGAGGGCGAAATAACCTTCAAACGACATCTCGGCAGTAGTGTCGAATTCCATCTCGAAACCGACAGCGGTCGCGAAATCACCGTTGTTCGGCGAAGCGGGATGGACAAACGAGGCCCCGGAGACCGAGTGGCGGTTTCCGTCGCGGCCGACGACTGCCGACTCGTGGAGGCATAG
- the speB gene encoding agmatinase, which translates to MSDQHPAAAFRESVEGANVELAYAGAKTFLKGEMRDVGAVSDVDAATFGVPYDGAVSNRPGARYGPQAIRRASGWWAYLSDYKGGLTNMQTGKQVNFDDLTVADCGDAPIFPMDSETTAESITAHMATVASQTFPVMLGGDHYCTFPALRGFAEGAGHDTVGFVQIDAHTDTTSESPVFGTDFHGSSTSLIANSEYTDYENVSQVGIRGYESPEFFEFAEETGLNLYTMRDVEDQGITSAVADAVAAAAEGTDAVYVSFDIDAVDPSVAPGTGTPVPGGLTPHQALKTMEVLGETDDVGAVDMMEVAPRYDSDEGTQRLAAYLLVTLLERKFAE; encoded by the coding sequence ATGAGCGATCAGCACCCTGCAGCTGCGTTCCGAGAGTCAGTCGAGGGGGCGAACGTGGAACTCGCGTACGCCGGTGCAAAGACCTTTTTGAAGGGGGAGATGCGGGATGTCGGTGCTGTCTCCGACGTCGACGCGGCAACGTTTGGCGTCCCCTACGACGGTGCGGTTTCGAACCGACCGGGTGCACGCTACGGCCCCCAGGCGATCCGCCGCGCGAGCGGTTGGTGGGCGTATCTCTCTGACTACAAGGGCGGACTGACGAACATGCAGACGGGAAAGCAGGTGAACTTCGACGATCTCACCGTCGCTGACTGTGGCGATGCGCCGATCTTCCCGATGGACAGCGAGACGACTGCTGAAAGTATCACCGCGCACATGGCGACCGTCGCATCGCAGACCTTTCCGGTCATGCTCGGCGGCGACCACTACTGTACGTTCCCAGCCCTCCGAGGCTTCGCGGAGGGGGCTGGACACGACACCGTCGGCTTCGTCCAGATCGACGCCCACACCGACACCACCTCCGAGAGTCCAGTCTTCGGCACGGACTTCCACGGCTCGAGTACGTCACTGATCGCGAACTCCGAGTACACCGATTACGAGAACGTCAGCCAGGTCGGCATCCGCGGCTACGAATCTCCTGAATTCTTCGAGTTCGCCGAGGAGACCGGACTCAACCTCTACACGATGCGCGATGTCGAAGACCAAGGCATCACGTCAGCCGTGGCCGACGCGGTCGCCGCCGCGGCCGAGGGAACCGACGCAGTCTACGTCTCCTTCGATATCGATGCCGTCGATCCGAGTGTTGCGCCGGGAACCGGCACTCCTGTGCCAGGCGGGCTGACGCCACACCAGGCACTCAAAACGATGGAAGTACTCGGTGAGACCGACGACGTCGGCGCGGTCGACATGATGGAGGTCGCACCCCGGTACGACTCCGACGAAGGCACCCAGCGACTCGCCGCGTACCTGCTCGTAACGCTACTCGAGCGCAAGTTCGCTGAATAA
- a CDS encoding DUF128 domain-containing protein: MAPELDRRTYDLLRLVDRHSPIGSIQLVELMQLHGYDIKDRTIRLTLSELDELGLTAKVPGQGRRLTQRGRDELEQGDVSSRLEQIRARIAALTSRVSYDPLEDTGALVTSAAYLDEDAVDEALDLVASLESLPLGPIPIALEDSAESEPGDVRLLVPSSITLDGVLLAHGVNADLATAGLLEYEPVAVSERLGGDSAAAGEGDAIGDGAGESERASANKNEDPRLDIQSGGRIVRYVDVINGEGSSIDVISLLIESGRTDVRSVLEGEGSGLLVGDGRQFPINRYEEARDLAVASRDAIGGVLDFQRPREQDKLPNGSSAWAFGSLTYVGVGELLLSALSEYDVTTEWDTLYGTAERSMFESVETVVPAPLDD; this comes from the coding sequence ATGGCACCGGAGCTCGATAGACGGACGTACGACCTCCTTCGACTCGTCGACCGCCACAGCCCGATCGGCAGCATCCAACTCGTCGAACTCATGCAGCTCCACGGCTACGACATCAAAGACCGAACAATCCGGCTCACACTGTCCGAACTCGACGAACTCGGGCTCACGGCGAAAGTCCCCGGGCAGGGTCGCCGTCTGACACAGCGCGGCCGCGACGAACTCGAGCAGGGCGACGTCAGCAGCCGCCTCGAACAGATCCGCGCCCGCATCGCCGCCCTCACCAGCCGCGTCAGCTACGACCCGCTCGAGGACACTGGCGCGCTCGTTACCTCTGCCGCCTACCTCGACGAGGACGCCGTCGACGAGGCACTCGACCTCGTCGCCTCACTCGAGTCCCTCCCACTCGGCCCGATCCCGATTGCACTCGAGGACAGCGCCGAGAGCGAGCCCGGCGACGTTCGTCTGCTCGTCCCCTCGAGCATTACCCTCGACGGCGTTTTGCTGGCCCACGGCGTCAACGCCGATCTTGCGACGGCGGGGTTACTCGAGTACGAGCCGGTAGCGGTGTCGGAGCGTTTGGGTGGGGATAGCGCTGCTGCTGGTGAGGGTGACGCTATTGGAGATGGTGCTGGCGAGAGCGAAAGGGCGAGTGCAAACAAAAACGAGGACCCCCGCCTCGACATCCAGAGCGGCGGCCGAATCGTCCGCTACGTGGACGTCATCAACGGCGAGGGGTCGTCGATCGACGTCATTTCGCTGTTGATCGAGTCGGGGCGTACCGACGTTCGGAGCGTTCTCGAGGGAGAGGGGTCCGGTCTGCTGGTCGGCGACGGTCGACAGTTCCCGATTAACCGGTACGAGGAGGCACGTGACCTCGCTGTCGCGAGCCGGGACGCAATCGGCGGCGTGCTCGACTTTCAGCGGCCTCGCGAGCAGGATAAGCTTCCGAACGGCAGTTCCGCATGGGCCTTTGGCTCGTTGACCTACGTCGGTGTCGGTGAACTGCTGCTCTCAGCGCTGAGTGAGTACGACGTCACAACCGAGTGGGATACGCTGTACGGCACGGCCGAACGGAGCATGTTCGAGTCTGTCGAGACAGTGGTTCCAGCACCGCTCGACGATTGA
- a CDS encoding ABC transporter substrate-binding protein, which translates to MPAKNTHGRRTFLRSTAAAGSVAALGGLAGCTGMLDGGDDTLTVAVYGGVFQDVMDEDLFAPFEEETDISVESEAQPTSEEALTQYENAVGAGDAPVDVAIMAQTGVLQGLNSDLWHIWDDDEFENLEYISDDLVGEADGGISSIGALSWYINLVQNTDVIEEPIDSWEALWDDEYEDTLGLLGYASNSFLLEVTAEVHFDGQDILDDRDGVEEVFEELEGVTDQANFWYENEAEFQQRLRDGEVPAGMLYSDITRVMQDDGAPVQSNFVQEGSILDSGLWVTLETSDLKEEAREFIDYASQPSVQDELAQGLYTSPTVEREYSEIDDDFYEEVAGPGPDEAITPKYELYVEEEDWVSERWEQFIIG; encoded by the coding sequence ATGCCAGCAAAAAACACGCACGGGAGACGGACGTTCCTTCGATCGACGGCGGCAGCGGGGAGTGTCGCCGCCCTCGGGGGGCTCGCAGGCTGTACAGGAATGCTCGACGGTGGGGACGACACGCTGACCGTTGCGGTCTACGGCGGTGTGTTCCAGGACGTTATGGACGAGGACCTCTTTGCTCCGTTCGAAGAGGAAACCGACATCAGCGTCGAGTCAGAGGCACAACCAACATCCGAGGAAGCGCTCACGCAGTACGAGAACGCCGTTGGTGCCGGCGATGCGCCAGTCGACGTCGCGATCATGGCACAGACCGGTGTCCTTCAGGGACTAAACTCCGATCTGTGGCACATCTGGGACGACGACGAGTTCGAGAATCTCGAGTACATCAGCGACGATCTCGTCGGTGAGGCCGACGGCGGCATCTCGAGTATCGGTGCGCTGTCGTGGTACATCAACCTCGTCCAGAATACGGACGTCATCGAGGAGCCAATCGATTCCTGGGAGGCGCTCTGGGACGACGAGTACGAAGATACGCTCGGCCTGCTCGGCTACGCGTCGAACTCGTTCCTGCTCGAGGTCACCGCAGAAGTGCACTTCGACGGCCAGGACATTCTCGACGACCGCGACGGCGTCGAGGAAGTGTTCGAGGAACTCGAGGGCGTCACGGATCAGGCGAACTTCTGGTACGAGAACGAAGCGGAGTTCCAGCAGCGTCTCCGAGACGGCGAAGTGCCGGCCGGCATGCTCTACAGTGACATTACGCGAGTCATGCAGGACGACGGCGCGCCAGTTCAGTCGAACTTCGTCCAGGAAGGATCGATTCTCGACTCCGGGCTCTGGGTCACACTCGAGACGTCCGACCTCAAGGAGGAGGCGCGCGAGTTCATCGACTACGCGAGTCAGCCCTCGGTGCAGGACGAACTCGCACAGGGACTGTACACGAGTCCGACGGTCGAACGTGAGTACTCCGAGATCGACGACGACTTCTACGAGGAGGTCGCCGGACCAGGACCGGACGAAGCGATCACGCCCAAGTACGAACTCTACGTCGAGGAAGAGGACTGGGTTAGTGAGCGCTGGGAACAGTTCATCATCGGCTAA
- a CDS encoding aminopeptidase: MDPRIRNHAEIIANHSVDLQEGDNVVIDAHPVAEDLVVALHEIIGEKGANPVTTSQRTGKREQRAFLRASESEARSASDKASGEAASPEFETPEHELALIENTDVYIAIRAGDNVTQTSDVDPEVSAAYGKAHRPILNERLSTRWCLTQFPAPANAQLAEMSTEGYENFVWDAVNKDWDDQRELQANMVEILDPAEEVRIVSGDTTDVTMSVAGNPTINDHGEHNLPGGEVFTAPQPDSVEGEVLFDMPLYHQGREITDVYLEFEGGEVVSHSAAKNEEILTEVLNTDDGARRLGELGIGMNRDIDRFTYNMLFDEKMGDTVHMAVGRAYDNTVGEGNEQNESATHVDMIVDMSEDSYIEVDGEVVQRDGTFQFEDGFEE, encoded by the coding sequence ATGGATCCGCGAATCCGTAACCATGCCGAGATTATCGCGAATCACTCGGTCGATCTGCAGGAAGGTGACAACGTCGTCATCGACGCTCATCCCGTCGCTGAGGACCTCGTTGTCGCACTTCATGAGATAATCGGGGAGAAGGGGGCAAACCCGGTCACGACGAGCCAGCGCACCGGCAAGCGCGAACAGCGTGCGTTCCTTCGCGCCAGCGAGAGCGAGGCGCGTAGCGCCTCGGATAAGGCGAGCGGCGAAGCCGCGAGTCCGGAGTTCGAAACGCCGGAACACGAACTCGCGCTCATCGAGAACACGGACGTCTACATCGCCATCCGCGCCGGCGACAACGTCACCCAGACCAGCGACGTCGATCCCGAAGTCAGCGCCGCCTACGGGAAGGCCCACCGGCCGATCCTGAACGAGCGCCTCTCGACGCGCTGGTGTCTGACCCAGTTCCCCGCGCCCGCGAACGCCCAGCTTGCCGAAATGAGTACCGAAGGCTACGAGAACTTCGTCTGGGACGCCGTCAACAAGGACTGGGACGACCAGCGCGAACTCCAGGCGAACATGGTCGAAATTCTCGACCCCGCCGAGGAGGTCCGCATCGTCAGCGGCGACACCACCGACGTGACCATGTCCGTCGCGGGCAACCCGACGATCAACGACCACGGCGAGCACAACCTGCCCGGCGGCGAGGTCTTCACCGCACCACAACCCGACAGCGTCGAGGGTGAGGTCCTGTTCGACATGCCGCTGTATCATCAGGGTCGTGAGATTACAGACGTCTATCTCGAGTTCGAGGGTGGCGAGGTCGTCTCCCACTCGGCAGCGAAGAACGAGGAGATTCTGACGGAGGTCCTCAACACCGACGACGGCGCGCGCCGACTCGGTGAACTCGGGATCGGAATGAATCGCGATATCGACCGGTTCACGTACAACATGCTCTTCGACGAGAAGATGGGCGACACCGTCCACATGGCAGTCGGCCGCGCCTACGACAACACCGTCGGCGAGGGCAACGAGCAAAACGAGAGCGCGACCCACGTCGACATGATCGTCGACATGAGCGAGGATTCGTACATCGAAGTTGACGGTGAAGTCGTCCAGCGAGACGGTACCTTCCAGTTTGAAGACGGCTTCGAAGAGTAG
- a CDS encoding DUF7859 family protein, producing MLGFIPDDPVIIAIVVILLSLIFFTYLLLRRTVLEFRDGMGR from the coding sequence ATGCTCGGCTTCATCCCTGACGACCCTGTCATCATCGCTATCGTCGTAATCCTGCTCTCGCTCATCTTCTTTACCTACCTGCTGCTTCGGCGGACGGTACTCGAGTTCCGCGATGGGATGGGCAGGTAA
- a CDS encoding pyridoxal phosphate-dependent aminotransferase, with product MTRTPDFDDGAIGSSRTSGVAESVIREMTREAIDRGAINLSQGIPDEDETPPEIKTAAQEAIETDSQYTITWGLPELRDAVAERYAEWKGVEYDPETEVTITSGTSEAIMSTMLSLAGPGDEVIYFEPVYESYIPASQFAGATAVPIDITDGLGIDFEALEAAAENARIIVLNTPMNPTGKVFTREELERIEELVFEHDLIVLTDEIYEHIVYTDDYISPVEVGDLADRTIVCTGMSKTFSVTGWRVGFCLAPEYLSKELRKIHDYTSICAPTPFQKAGVEALELPDSYYQELSDSYEERRDILYDGLQEAGLDPVKPDGAYYILTRYPTDEDDIEFCYRLIREAGVAAVPGSSFYTDPDADSDWVRFTFSRNEETIREAVDRLVENRWW from the coding sequence ATGACACGGACACCTGATTTCGACGACGGTGCAATCGGCAGTTCCCGAACCTCGGGCGTCGCCGAGTCGGTCATCCGCGAGATGACTCGCGAGGCAATCGACCGCGGCGCGATCAACCTCTCGCAGGGGATTCCCGACGAGGACGAGACGCCACCCGAGATCAAGACCGCCGCCCAGGAGGCGATCGAGACCGACAGCCAGTACACGATCACCTGGGGGCTTCCGGAACTGCGTGACGCTGTCGCCGAGCGCTACGCCGAGTGGAAGGGCGTCGAGTACGACCCTGAAACCGAGGTCACGATCACCAGCGGCACCAGCGAGGCCATCATGTCGACGATGCTCTCGCTTGCCGGCCCCGGTGACGAAGTCATCTACTTCGAACCCGTCTACGAGAGCTACATCCCCGCGAGCCAGTTCGCGGGTGCGACCGCGGTCCCTATCGACATTACCGACGGCCTCGGCATCGACTTCGAGGCACTCGAAGCAGCGGCCGAGAACGCCCGGATCATCGTGCTCAACACCCCGATGAATCCGACAGGGAAGGTGTTCACGCGCGAGGAACTCGAGCGCATCGAGGAACTCGTCTTCGAGCACGACCTGATCGTTCTCACCGACGAGATCTACGAGCACATCGTCTACACCGACGACTACATCAGTCCGGTCGAGGTCGGCGACCTCGCCGACCGAACGATCGTCTGTACGGGCATGTCGAAGACGTTCAGCGTCACCGGCTGGCGCGTCGGCTTCTGTCTCGCGCCCGAGTACCTCTCGAAGGAACTCCGGAAGATCCACGACTACACGAGTATCTGTGCGCCGACACCGTTCCAGAAGGCCGGCGTCGAAGCGCTCGAGTTACCCGACTCGTACTACCAGGAGCTCTCGGACTCCTACGAAGAGCGACGCGACATCCTCTATGACGGCCTGCAGGAAGCGGGCCTCGACCCGGTCAAACCCGACGGCGCGTACTACATTCTGACGCGGTACCCGACCGACGAGGACGACATCGAGTTCTGCTACCGGCTGATCCGCGAGGCCGGCGTCGCCGCCGTTCCGGGCAGTAGCTTCTACACGGACCCCGACGCCGACTCGGACTGGGTTCGGTTCACCTTCTCGCGCAACGAGGAGACGATTCGCGAGGCGGTCGACCGGCTCGTCGAGAACCGCTGGTGGTAG